The Vigna angularis cultivar LongXiaoDou No.4 chromosome 6, ASM1680809v1, whole genome shotgun sequence genome contains the following window.
ATAGCTACAGAGGTGAAGTTTATTAAGCTGGTGTTGTGAGAGAATGATTTCATTCCATCTTACCGTAGAATTTCCTTTTAATGCTGATTTTGTTAGGTCTAGTTTTTAAAAGCTGTTATCTGCTTATTTTGGAGTTTTGAACCTTGCTACTCGATGAATTGGCGGTGAAGAGTTCTAGATAAGGAAACGGCCTCTTTGTTTATGGGGGAAATATTATGTATCTGACTCTTGTCCCAGAATTGTGGTTGTATTTGTGCACATGATATTGACACGTCTTACTTGAACACGCCCAATGCCCAAAATATGGGACACGGGGATATAACCTTTATGTATGTAATGTGACAAATTTCAATTGAGAATAAAGATTTATATAGTTTAAACTATTAAAACCAAATTATTACACTTTTCTGCAATAACATTCTTcactatataattttaaatacgATGACTGTCTTGATAGCTAAAGCaagtagttttttattttagtactGTTCTGTGAAGAATAGGGGTCGAGTTTCTTTTCTCTTGTTAAGATACGTTTAGGATTTGTCCAAAATGGTTTGTCTAAAATGTCGCAAAGAGTGTCGgatccaaaagaaaaaattgtagtTAAGACGTGTCACAAGTCCAATGTGTGGCGTATGATccgaaaaataaatttagttgtGACAGTAAAAAAATCGTGTCAAGAAAGTGTGAACTCAGGAACAGTATTTTAAAGGTGGTTCCTAgcttatatgtatattttacattttaattagtAGAAGACATAGATGGTGAATTGAATTCAGTATTATGCTTAGCATGTACAAATAGTGGATTATAACGAGGTAAACGTGAACACCTCTATTATTTTTTGGTTGAAGACCTCTTGTAACACAATcaagaaagaaagcataaatttCCAAGAAATtaattcttatttcttttaataacaaaaaatataaattcttttatgaGTAGTTTTAATATTGAAGACTTTTCCTCCAATTAGAATATCACCCCCttttccttaaaaaatatttacctaaTAAAAGTAGTTAAAATGAGAagtatctttttttttcatataatgatGTTGtgcatgtaaaatatttaagtacCAAATCATAGATTGAAATTGTAAGCAGATATACCAATTATGTATCTAAAAAACATTGATCAAACAAAATATCTTTGTAATGACATAAAGTTGCAAGTTAATGAGTTagataaaatgtgatttttttattgtgatcaCATATTGGACATGGACATAAGATATTTATACTAAGAataaatttagtgttttttttattttggactgtcttttaaatttaaaaaaagataatttccaatattattttgttttgtaatgatAACTAATAAGAGTTAAGGACAATCTCTTACAAgagtttgattttatttatcacatataattttatgttgttgtttcaaagttaaaacaaagaaataattataattttaaagataaaaatgtgaataccacaattaaaaatattgtttataaataaatattcaaaactcTTCAAAAAGAAACCAATACAACATTTGCAATACGTATACAACtgttttttatttcaagttttatatcaattaaaggtatgtttattaaaattatgtttttagtttctttataaattaatgatattattgataaaagtcttcttatataaagttttaaagtAATACAACATTTTTTAGATGTACTTCAATTTACATGGtcatttttgaatattttaacaAGGAATGATGagtatataattttcttattcaaatatattaatgtattttcaTTATGCTTATCgattaataaaaaacattataatctAAGTTACGGTTGGCGGGTAAAAAAAACTAGTTTGATACATATAAAACTTtttgaacaaattaaaaaactttttgaacaaattaaaatttgaaaacatttattaagataattaataaattaatgataGATATGAGTTTGGAATTTAAGATGTGGAATAAATTGCTCAGCATACAAGGGACGGAGAGAGGCATATAGAAAGGGAAGCGGCCAAGATGGTGGGTTTGAAGCAAATGATACGACGGCGCTCCACTCTCCGTGATTACGTTGTGGGTTTCGTAGCGGAGAAGGTTCATTGTCATTGTCCTCTTCCCTCGCAGCATTTGGCACGCCTCACCCCCAAACGCTTCCTCGATCTTCATcaggttttatttttcttcgttTTTTTTCTCTGAATTACGTTAGATTCTTAGTTTTAACCAGGTTTCGTTTTTCTTAGCAGTTTGTAAATAAGAAAGCAATCGAGGAGGAGCGCGCTCGACTGTAAGTTCAATTTATGGTTTTTGTGAAGTGTTGTAGCTAGTAATGAAGCAAAGTGAAAGAGTAAGTGATGTTGactgatagttttttttttgtttttttttatagtggAGATGAAATGAAGAGGGGATACTTTGCCGATATGGCTGAGTTCAAACAGCACGGTGGTAAGGTAAGGTATCGCATTTATAATATCAGTGTGCTAATTTGGTCAGACATTCTTGCAATATTGCATTTACTTTACTTTGCTGTTAGTGGCAAacaactattttataaaaaattcttttgttTCTATAGTATGTGATTTGGTCTAGTGGAATGTGTTGAAGCTCGTTCATGCGAGATCAATGTTGGTTTTCTCCTGTTTAGTTATAGTTTCTATGTTCCAAGTAGGATGACACACCATGTACATAAACTAAAACTAACTTTCCAAACTCCATATCTCAGTTTTTCTAAATTGGTCTAAACTAGCTTGCTTAGAAGTTAGAACTCTACTTATCTGCTAGGCCAATTAAACTCAAAACAGTTATCTGTATATTGTTTGAATCAGTACACACAGACGCACTATCTGTCTAATAAGAAGGAAGTGATTGACTGTTTAAACTAGAAACACGTCTAGGGTATACCAGCTAAGAAAGTAAGAATATGACAGATTTACCTGTGATTTGTGCAGATTGGTGTAGCTAATAAAGTGATAATACCTGCAATGACAGCTGTGAAGTTTCCTGATCTTGAAGTCAGCTTCTCGGATGGTAAAACAATGAAGCTTCCTATCCGTGTTTCTGATCTTGCAGTTGATTCTGATAAATCTTCTGTCCCCAAGGCATCTTTGGTTTGTCTTTCATTTCGAGCAAGCTCCCAGGTAATGGATTATGGTAATGTTTTGTGATTATGTAATTTCTATGGTGTACAGTCCACACTATTACGTTGCCTGCTTATTCGAGTGCAGGCAACACCAACCATGTATGTCTTACACTGCTTCTGGTTTACACCCTTTCCACTGCCCTAGGTGCGTTAAATGCCAATCCAACTCTTACTGGTCATTGGCATTCAATGTGTTTTAACATTTATTCAAACAAAGCCCTAATGGTGGACATTTAATGGTAGCATTTGTTGTAGTCTTATTCTATTTGATTGAAAGCTGAACAATGTCTTCTATTACTTGTCCCTGTAAAGGGAATTTAAATGTCATTGGAGACAAGAATAAAACAATAGAGTAAAGATATCGTAAAGAGAA
Protein-coding sequences here:
- the LOC108341972 gene encoding uncharacterized protein LOC108341972 isoform X2, coding for MVGLKQMIRRRSTLRDYVVGFVAEKVHCHCPLPSQHLARLTPKRFLDLHQFVNKKAIEEERARLGDEMKRGYFADMAEFKQHGGKIGVANKVIIPAMTAVKFPDLEVSFSDGKTMKLPIRVSDLAVDSDKSSVPKASLVCLSFRASSQEMINSWSAPFLEAFGKSKGVHLYQVSFIDSWLLCRPPIKRFLLWTMKKPNNHESKDILEKHMVYSFGEHYYFRKELQILNLLTGYIFLLDNFGRVRWQGFGLAKEDEISSLHSCTSLLLDEK
- the LOC108341972 gene encoding uncharacterized protein LOC108341972 isoform X1 encodes the protein MVGLKQMIRRRSTLRDYVVGFVAEKVHCHCPLPSQHLARLTPKRFLDLHQQFVNKKAIEEERARLGDEMKRGYFADMAEFKQHGGKIGVANKVIIPAMTAVKFPDLEVSFSDGKTMKLPIRVSDLAVDSDKSSVPKASLVCLSFRASSQEMINSWSAPFLEAFGKSKGVHLYQVSFIDSWLLCRPPIKRFLLWTMKKPNNHESKDILEKHMVYSFGEHYYFRKELQILNLLTGYIFLLDNFGRVRWQGFGLAKEDEISSLHSCTSLLLDEK